A genomic region of Denticeps clupeoides chromosome 17, fDenClu1.1, whole genome shotgun sequence contains the following coding sequences:
- the si:ch211-1e14.1 gene encoding UPF0606 protein KIAA1549 isoform X2 — protein sequence MEGVTCLQGGCYALTFGLLMLASLTGADAPAEDGPSSRPPQHFLHEPRSPQALPASLSEASTPAGLHGDSSREPEHVTLSPVPPPLFKYTNMQGSVQHPDLEQSSWEGPVPVSSSSLGTFRSGGGVSPVRRYQDLQVVVPPPRIVPSPTQASHTPKSLHGPSNPGTILHHVLKRSSALNTTELHQIGDVEHLWPTYDVNIQNDGATGLDHLMDLSQVSFEKQQQVSDAAEPTMEPLDDFFPSNTMEVDWGSGDYLETMSFMGSEGDDYSLVTNLPSDMYDFEDSNSEAYDTSFPTRVGVSPSSKLFTSTSTLTSTVLSTSPSLRPTITYSLPPSHESTSPPNVPALVNNSNSPISTTQVSKVNITMLPNSTVSMKNISSPLGHVIQSNNGLLDIKVSPVHPTPGLPTLTSSLSPNTEPSELADADWPDVVTVEPTEVLLPDMNSLEYYTIQLAKDNGSSLTEHRANLSTSITPTRIMATSVSTVVRHGVVTASVMEETVPTENSSWPEGSSMDGSGSEPISMTTPEMNLANVTEPALEPSVVLTPSMEPSISTSVWTQGSASSWVNTVQTSEVTPSRTSVWTTVMSSSVVDDVYWFVSQTVLKSDVYPTVLNPTVSATPSVTATPTSNTTSQPPFMDMADQAITTETTVTTVTDASGSAVTAVVTDPVNATNASLTPGVTTVTPATEITTIMVTETFDLTPVTTTTTTTIVESTTPSPAETTTAREYLCNISKPDTYLVRVGFPPGSTAGYAKSKVQEILKTEFNQSVELQVVKAPPDFVFRVVSGPVVYTAISVINALRQSPRSSRSVLSASRIGPTPDKQYQVHTVLQFVPSHVDVRVCTFSEHVERGLSAAFAEVRRQAFESTDFSVHIVNISTSSLPKAPRLPREPVVVTFAVRGAQGYLLGSEVSAHLRLLNMVEFSFYLGLPVLQMAEPFHYPELNTTQLLRSSWVRTVLLGVTEQRVNERIFQAKMERRLALLLGEALGVTRRIKRATSVGNNSIQIVRASRLPTPENPLELVYFVETATGERLPAVTTANTLNRLDVQRAAIVLGYRVQGVLAQPVEKVASMPGEMEGTNVWVVVGVVVPVLVVLVIISILYWKLCRTDKLEFQPDAMATGPQRQKSTASIQRSTTSLPKTPSAFSRPPSAMQRPPSVSRPPSARQRPPSVTRPQIPTLAVQGSSPSAQRFTPSVHRTKARLPKPLTPIQSSELVSEEEEEEEEEEEEEEEGEDAEEEEEEDEEEDKRNKMTPAPEVPKEKPRMDDLQEEEEEEEEEEEEEEEEEEEEEEEEEEEEEEEEEEEEAKKSRRGRKLNGRKRKRQKAQYKLQAPSVKGFDFAKLHLGQHSKDDIMVIQEPLPMPVAAKEPSASDNGEVPTPKSKTSSSKASRNGRRRGRISPSDGDSVVSEPSSERNSPGGVSPRGVSTTGDGKQPRKAAVSSSHSGPAAPGNGPEEPLSSASIFEHVDRMSRTADGPKRFSNKIQLIAMQPMPAPPLHSPTLCDRAAENDINKEIQVALRHKSDIEHHRNKIRLRAKRKGHYDFPAMDDLVDGLGDPKEQDRIYQKAQQQIDKILDPDMHLPSIFTEPKKSKGKRSPKQKKTSQVNGAMMDADRDRLITADSDATYRRYPGVSNIAYVSDPDQPPEPGLPSPSDDVFLGPNSPPPGHAPPPPPYLPPQPSIEEARQQMHSLLDDAFALVSPTFPTSAAGITLPGVGNGHAVPPGSSPPSRGPPRIWAPSYPALSSFSGRCAEMGMSPPAVHGLMQRQCVGSGYPVEGLSVEQQPPEGFSCRGGYSDDLPSSARPRPVGGTTGAQLHQLTQVGLPSRLGALPPAGRMGSSPSGGYGWNPYEDDASKAGNLRDASPRMGLKEPSAPPAHLDPPGLGYALSSEDPPPPTHTSASLIKAIREELMRLSQKQAALPTYHG from the exons ATGGAGGGCGTAACTTGTCTCCAGGGAGGATGCTACGCGCTGACCTTTGGCCTGCTGATGCTGGCGTCTCTGACTGGGGCGGACGCACCTGCGGAAG ATGGACCTTCATCCCGCCCACCACAGCATTTCCTCCATGAGCCCAGGTCACCTCAAGCCTTACCAGCATCACTCAGCGAGGCCTCCACACCTGCAGGCCTTCATGGAGATTCTTCACGGGAACCCGAACATGTCACACTGTCACCTGTCCCTCCACCATTATTCAAATATACTAACATGCAAGGCAGCGTCCAGCACCCCGATCTTGAACAGTCTTCCTGGGAAGGGCCAGTTCCGGTTTCTTCCTCCTCGTTGGGCACTTTCAGATCTGGGGGCGGGGTGTCTCCTGTTCGAAGGTACCAGGACCTGcaggtggtagtgcctccaCCTCGCATTGTCCCTTCCCCCACACAAGCTTCCCACACCCCAAAAAGTCTTCATGGGCCTTCAAATCCAGGAACAATACTTCACCATGTCCTCAAACGTTCCTCTGCCTTGAACACCACTGAACTTCATCAGATTGGAGACGTGGAACACTTATGGCCGACCTATGATGTGAACATACAAAATGATGGTGCTACAGGGCTGGACCACTTGATGGATCTCAGCCAAGTATCGTTtgaaaaacagcagcaggtcTCCGATGCAGCTGAACCCACCATGGAACCACTGGATGACTTCTTTCCTAGCAACACCATGGAGGTAGACTGGGGCTCTGGAGATTACCTGGAGACAATGTCCTTCATGGGCTCTGAGGGAGATGACTACTCCTTGGTTACAAACCTCCCCTCTGACATGTATGACTTTGAGGATTCAAACTCAGAGGCTTATGATACCTCATTCCCCACCAGGGTTGGGGTGTCACCATCCAGCAAACTTTTCACCAGTACATCCACTTTGACCAGTACTGTGTTGAGTACTTCTCCAAGTCTGAGACCAACCATCACATACTCCCTTCCACCCAGTCATGAGAGCACCAGTCCTCCCAATGTCCCTGCCCTCGTCAATAATTCTAATTCTCCTATTTCAACAACTCAAGTCTCGAAGGTAAATATCACCATGCTTCCCAATTCAACAGTCTCCATGAAGAATATAAGCAGTCCTCTAGGTCATGTCATCCAGTCTAACAATGGCCTTCTGGACATCAAAGTGTCTCCTGTACATCCCACCCCAGGACTCCCTACACTTACCTCATCATTATCTCCTAACACTGAACCCAGTGAACTCGCAGATGCCGACTGGCCAGATGTGGTCACCGTGGAGCCCACAGAGGTCCTCCTCCCAGACATGAACAGCCTGGAGTACTACACCATCCAGCTTGCCAAGGACAACGGGAGCAGTCTGACAGAACACCGAGCCAATCTCAGCACCTCCATCACCCCGACTCGCATAATGGCCACCAGTGTGTCCACAGTGGTACGGCACGGTGTTGTCACGGCATCTGTCATGGAGGAGACGGTGCCTACAGAGAACAGCTCATGGCCAGAGGGATCATCGATGGACGGGTCAGGCTCTGAACCAATCAGCATGACCACACCAGAAATGAACCTTGCAAATGTCACAGAACCTGCTCTGGAACCTTCTGTGGTTTTGACACCATCGATGGAGCCTTCAATTTCAACATCAGTGTGGACTCAGGGGTCAGCTTCATCTTGGGTAAACACAGTGCAAACCTCAGAAGTGACACCGAGCAGGACATCCGTATGGACTACGGTGATGTCTTCATCAGTGGTTGATGATGTTTACTGGTTCGTCAGTCAAACTGTTCTGAAAAGTGACGTCTATCCCACCGTTCTAAACCCCACTGTCAGTGCCACGCCCTCCGTAACAGCCACACCCACCTCCAACACTACATCGCAGCCCCCATTTATGGACATGGCCGACCAGGCCATTACAACAGAGACCACGGTCACCACAGTGACAGACGCCAGTGGCAGTGCGGTGACCGCTGTTGTCACTGACCCCGTCAACGCAACCAATGCAAGCCTGACTCCAGGGGTTACGACTGTTACCCCGGCAACagagatcaccaccatcatgGTCACTGAGACCTTTGACCTTACCCctgtcaccaccaccaccactaccacaATTGTGGAGTCCACAACCCCCTCACCAGCTGAGACCACCACAGCAAGAGAGTACCTGTGCAACATCAGCAAGCCAGATACGTACCTGGTCAGAGTTG GTTTCCCTCCTGGTTCCACGGCTGGTTATGCCAAGAGCAAAGTCCAGGAAATCCTCAAGACTGAGTTCAACCAGTCGGTGGAGTTGCAG GTGGTGAAGGCCCCTCCGGACTTCGTTTTCCGCGTGGTGTCCGGGCCGGTGGTCTACACGGCCATCTCAGTCATCAACGCCCTCCGCCAGTCGCCCCGCAGCTCTCGCTCCGTCCTGTCCGCCTCGCGCATCGGTCCCACCCCCGACAAGCAGTACCAGGTCCACACAG TGCTGCAGTTCGTGCCCAGCCACGTGGACGTTCGGGTTTGCACCTTCAGCGAGCACGTCGAGAGGGGCCTGTCTGCCGCCTTCGCCGAGGTGCGCCGGCAGGCGTTCGAGTCTACGGATTTCAGCGTGCAc ATCGTGAACATCAGCACCAGCTCGCTGCCGAAGGCGCCGCGGCTGCCGCGGGAGCCGGTGGTGGTCACCTTCGCGGTGCGTGGCGCTCAGGGCTACCTGCTGGGCTCCGAGGTCAGCGCGCACCTGAGGCTCCTCAACATGGTGGAGTTCAGCTTCTACCTGGGCCTGCCGGTGCTGCAGATGGCGGAGC CTTTTCACTACCCGGAACTCAACACAACCCAGTTGCTGAGGTCATCGTGGGTCAGAACAG TGCTGTTGGGGGTAACGGAGCAGAGGGTGAACGAGAGGATCTTCCAGGCGAAGATGGAACGTCGCCTGGCCCTGCTGCTGGGTGAGGCTCTGGGGGTCACGCGCAGAATAAAGCGGGCCACCAGCGTGGGCAACAACAGcatacag attgtGAGGGCATCACGTCTGCCGACCCCTGAAAACCCTCTGGAGCTGGTGTACTTTGTGGAAACAGCCACTGGTGAAAGGCTTCCTGCCGTCACCACGGCGAACACCCTGAACAGGCTGGACGTGCAGCGAGCGGCCATCGTCCTGGGCTACCGTGTTCAGGGGGTCCTGGCCCAGC CTGTGGAGAAGGTGGCCTCGATGCCCGGGGAGATGGAGGGCACCAAcgtgtgggtggtggtgggtgtggtggTTCCTGTTCTGGTTGTGCTGGTCATCATCTCCATCCTGTACTGGAAACTGTGCCGCACAGACAAGCTGGAATTCCAGCCCGACGCCATGGCAACTGGGCCACagaggcagaag TCCACTGCATCCATCCAGAGGTCCACCACGTCTCTACCGAAAACCCCCTCTGCGTTTTCGAGACCCCCCTCTGCCATGCAAAGACCCCCTTCAGTATCAAGACCCCCGTCTGCCAGGCAGAGACCCCCTTCAGTAACGAGACCCCAGATTCCGACTCTGGCCGTCCAGGGGTCCTCACCCTCTGCCCAGAGATTCACACCTTCTGTCCATAGAACGAAGGCCCGTCTGCCCAAACCCCTCACCCCTATTCAGAGCTCAGAGCTAgtcagtgaggaggaggaggaggaagaagaagaagaagaagaagaagaagaaggagaggatgctgaggaagaggaggaggaggatgaagaggaagataaaAGGAATAAGATG ACACCAGCCCCTGAAGTTCCTAAAGAAAAACCCAGGATGGATGACcttcaagaagaagaagaagaagaagaagaggaggaagaagaagaagaagaagaagaagaagaagaagaggaggaagaagaagaagaagaggaggaggaggaggaagaagaggaagcgAAAAAATCCAGGAGAGGGAGAAAGTTGAAtgggaggaagagaaagaggcagaaagCCCAGTATAAG CTGCAGGCTCCCAGCGTGAAGGGCTTTGACTTTGCGAAGCTGCATCTGGGCCAGCACAGCAAGGATGACATCATGGTGATCCAGGAGCCCCTGCCCATGCCGGTGGCCGCCAAGGAGCCAAGCGCCTCGGACAATGGGGAGGTGCCCACCCCCAAGTCCAAAACGTCCTCCTCTAAAGCATCCCGAAACGGCCGCAGGAGAGGGAG GATCTCGCCATCGGACGGAGATTCTGTGGTCAGCGAGCCGTCCAGCGAGAGGAACTCGCCCGGAGGCGTGTCCCCGAGAGGCGTGTCCACGACCGGCGACGGGAAACAGCCCCGCAAAGCAGCCGTCAGCAGCAGCCACAGCG GTCCTGCAGCCCCAGGAAACGGGCCGGAGGAGCCGCTCTCCTCGGCGTCCATCTTCGAGCACGTGGACCGCATGTCCCGCACGGCCGATGGCCCCAAGCGCTTCTCCAACAAGATCCAGCTGATCGCCATGCAGCCCAtgccggccccgcccctccacAGCCCCACGCTGTGCGACCGCGCCGCCGAGAACGACATCAACAAAGAG ATCCAGGTGGCCCTGAGGCACAAGTCCGACATCGAGCACCACCGGAACAAGATCCGGCTGCGGGCCAAGCGGAAAGGTCACTACGACTTCCCCGCCATGGACGACCTGGTGGACGGCCTCGGCGACCCCAAAGAGCAGGACCGCATCTAccagaaagcccagcagcagaTCGACAAGATCCTGGACCCGGACATGCACTTGCCCTCCATCTTCACCGAGCCTAAaaagag CAAAGGGAAGCGTTCGCCCAAGCAAAAGAAGACGTCCCAGGTGAACGGCGCCATGATGGATGCAGACAGAGACCGACTCATCACTGCCGACAGCGACGCCACCTACAGGCGCTACCCCGGAGTCAGCAACATCGCCTACGTG TCGGACCCCGATCAGCCCCCAGAACCGGGTCTCCCGTCCCCATCAGACGACGTGTTCTTGGGTCCCAACTCGCCCCCTCCCGGCCACGCCCCCCCTCCCCCGCCGTACCTGCCCCCGCAGCCCAGCATCGAGGAGGCGCGGCAGCAGATGCACTCGCTGCTGGACGACGCCTTCGCCCTGGTCTCGCCCACCTTCCCGACCAGCGCCGCTGGCATCACGCTGCCGGGGGTGGGCAACGGCCACGCGGTTCCTCCCGGCTCCAGCCCGCCCTCCCGCGGCCCGCCCCGCATATGGGCGCCCTCCTACCCGGCCCTGAGCTCTTTCTCTggg aggTGTGCTGAGATGGGAATGTCTCCCCCTGCTGTTCATGGCCTCATGCAGAG ACAGTGTGTGGGTTCGGGGTACCCAGTAGAAGGTCTGAGTGTGGAGCAGCAGCCGCCTGAAGGTTTCTCCTGCAGGGGGGGCTACAGCGACGACTTGCCTTCCTCGGCTCGGCCCAGGCCTGTAGGTGGCACCACAG GTGCTCAGCTCCATCAGCTGACACAGGTGGGTCTGCCCAGTCGCCTGGGCGCTCTTCCTCCCGCCGGTCGGATGGGCTCCTCCCCCTCCGGAGGTTACGGCTGGAACCCCTACGAAGACGATGCCTCTAAAGCTGGCAACCTCCGAGATGCG tCACCGAGGATGGGGCTGAAGGAACCATCTGCGCCCCCGGCCCACCTGGACCCCCCTGGCCTGGGCTACGCCCTGTCCAGCGAGGATCCGCCCCCCCCGACCCACACCTCCGCCTCCCTCATCAAGGCCATCAGGGAGGAGCTGATGCGCCTGTCCCAGAAGCAGGCGGCCCTGCCCACCTATCACGGCTGA
- the si:ch211-1e14.1 gene encoding UPF0606 protein KIAA1549 isoform X3 — protein MEGVTCLQGGCYALTFGLLMLASLTGADAPAEDGPSSRPPQHFLHEPRSPQALPASLSEASTPAGLHGDSSREPEHVTLSPVPPPLFKYTNMQGSVQHPDLEQSSWEGPVPVSSSSLGTFRSGGGVSPVRRYQDLQVVVPPPRIVPSPTQASHTPKSLHGPSNPGTILHHVLKRSSALNTTELHQIGDVEHLWPTYDVNIQNDGATGLDHLMDLSQVSFEKQQQVSDAAEPTMEPLDDFFPSNTMEVDWGSGDYLETMSFMGSEGDDYSLVTNLPSDMYDFEDSNSEAYDTSFPTRVGVSPSSKLFTSTSTLTSTVLSTSPSLRPTITYSLPPSHESTSPPNVPALVNNSNSPISTTQVSKVNITMLPNSTVSMKNISSPLGHVIQSNNGLLDIKVSPVHPTPGLPTLTSSLSPNTEPSELADADWPDVVTVEPTEVLLPDMNSLEYYTIQLAKDNGSSLTEHRANLSTSITPTRIMATSVSTVVRHGVVTASVMEETVPTENSSWPEGSSMDGSGSEPISMTTPEMNLANVTEPALEPSVVLTPSMEPSISTSVWTQGSASSWVNTVQTSEVTPSRTSVWTTVMSSSVVDDVYWFVSQTVLKSDVYPTVLNPTVSATPSVTATPTSNTTSQPPFMDMADQAITTETTVTTVTDASGSAVTAVVTDPVNATNASLTPGVTTVTPATEITTIMVTETFDLTPVTTTTTTTIVESTTPSPAETTTAREYLCNISKPDTYLVRVGFPPGSTAGYAKSKVQEILKTEFNQSVELQVVKAPPDFVFRVVSGPVVYTAISVINALRQSPRSSRSVLSASRIGPTPDKQYQVHTVLQFVPSHVDVRVCTFSEHVERGLSAAFAEVRRQAFESTDFSVHIVNISTSSLPKAPRLPREPVVVTFAVRGAQGYLLGSEVSAHLRLLNMVEFSFYLGLPVLQMAEPFHYPELNTTQLLRSSWVRTVLLGVTEQRVNERIFQAKMERRLALLLGEALGVTRRIKRATSVGNNSIQIVRASRLPTPENPLELVYFVETATGERLPAVTTANTLNRLDVQRAAIVLGYRVQGVLAQPVEKVASMPGEMEGTNVWVVVGVVVPVLVVLVIISILYWKLCRTDKLEFQPDAMATGPQRQKLQAPSVKGFDFAKLHLGQHSKDDIMVIQEPLPMPVAAKEPSASDNGEVPTPKSKTSSSKASRNGRRRGRISPSDGDSVVSEPSSERNSPGGVSPRGVSTTGDGKQPRKAAVSSSHSGPAAPGNGPEEPLSSASIFEHVDRMSRTADGPKRFSNKIQLIAMQPMPAPPLHSPTLCDRAAENDINKEIQVALRHKSDIEHHRNKIRLRAKRKGHYDFPAMDDLVDGLGDPKEQDRIYQKAQQQIDKILDPDMHLPSIFTEPKKSKGKRSPKQKKTSQVNGAMMDADRDRLITADSDATYRRYPGVSNIAYVSDPDQPPEPGLPSPSDDVFLGPNSPPPGHAPPPPPYLPPQPSIEEARQQMHSLLDDAFALVSPTFPTSAAGITLPGVGNGHAVPPGSSPPSRGPPRIWAPSYPALSSFSGRCAEMGMSPPAVHGLMQSRQCVGSGYPVEGLSVEQQPPEGFSCRGGYSDDLPSSARPRPVGGTTGAQLHQLTQVGLPSRLGALPPAGRMGSSPSGGYGWNPYEDDASKAGNLRDASPRMGLKEPSAPPAHLDPPGLGYALSSEDPPPPTHTSASLIKAIREELMRLSQKQAALPTYHG, from the exons ATGGAGGGCGTAACTTGTCTCCAGGGAGGATGCTACGCGCTGACCTTTGGCCTGCTGATGCTGGCGTCTCTGACTGGGGCGGACGCACCTGCGGAAG ATGGACCTTCATCCCGCCCACCACAGCATTTCCTCCATGAGCCCAGGTCACCTCAAGCCTTACCAGCATCACTCAGCGAGGCCTCCACACCTGCAGGCCTTCATGGAGATTCTTCACGGGAACCCGAACATGTCACACTGTCACCTGTCCCTCCACCATTATTCAAATATACTAACATGCAAGGCAGCGTCCAGCACCCCGATCTTGAACAGTCTTCCTGGGAAGGGCCAGTTCCGGTTTCTTCCTCCTCGTTGGGCACTTTCAGATCTGGGGGCGGGGTGTCTCCTGTTCGAAGGTACCAGGACCTGcaggtggtagtgcctccaCCTCGCATTGTCCCTTCCCCCACACAAGCTTCCCACACCCCAAAAAGTCTTCATGGGCCTTCAAATCCAGGAACAATACTTCACCATGTCCTCAAACGTTCCTCTGCCTTGAACACCACTGAACTTCATCAGATTGGAGACGTGGAACACTTATGGCCGACCTATGATGTGAACATACAAAATGATGGTGCTACAGGGCTGGACCACTTGATGGATCTCAGCCAAGTATCGTTtgaaaaacagcagcaggtcTCCGATGCAGCTGAACCCACCATGGAACCACTGGATGACTTCTTTCCTAGCAACACCATGGAGGTAGACTGGGGCTCTGGAGATTACCTGGAGACAATGTCCTTCATGGGCTCTGAGGGAGATGACTACTCCTTGGTTACAAACCTCCCCTCTGACATGTATGACTTTGAGGATTCAAACTCAGAGGCTTATGATACCTCATTCCCCACCAGGGTTGGGGTGTCACCATCCAGCAAACTTTTCACCAGTACATCCACTTTGACCAGTACTGTGTTGAGTACTTCTCCAAGTCTGAGACCAACCATCACATACTCCCTTCCACCCAGTCATGAGAGCACCAGTCCTCCCAATGTCCCTGCCCTCGTCAATAATTCTAATTCTCCTATTTCAACAACTCAAGTCTCGAAGGTAAATATCACCATGCTTCCCAATTCAACAGTCTCCATGAAGAATATAAGCAGTCCTCTAGGTCATGTCATCCAGTCTAACAATGGCCTTCTGGACATCAAAGTGTCTCCTGTACATCCCACCCCAGGACTCCCTACACTTACCTCATCATTATCTCCTAACACTGAACCCAGTGAACTCGCAGATGCCGACTGGCCAGATGTGGTCACCGTGGAGCCCACAGAGGTCCTCCTCCCAGACATGAACAGCCTGGAGTACTACACCATCCAGCTTGCCAAGGACAACGGGAGCAGTCTGACAGAACACCGAGCCAATCTCAGCACCTCCATCACCCCGACTCGCATAATGGCCACCAGTGTGTCCACAGTGGTACGGCACGGTGTTGTCACGGCATCTGTCATGGAGGAGACGGTGCCTACAGAGAACAGCTCATGGCCAGAGGGATCATCGATGGACGGGTCAGGCTCTGAACCAATCAGCATGACCACACCAGAAATGAACCTTGCAAATGTCACAGAACCTGCTCTGGAACCTTCTGTGGTTTTGACACCATCGATGGAGCCTTCAATTTCAACATCAGTGTGGACTCAGGGGTCAGCTTCATCTTGGGTAAACACAGTGCAAACCTCAGAAGTGACACCGAGCAGGACATCCGTATGGACTACGGTGATGTCTTCATCAGTGGTTGATGATGTTTACTGGTTCGTCAGTCAAACTGTTCTGAAAAGTGACGTCTATCCCACCGTTCTAAACCCCACTGTCAGTGCCACGCCCTCCGTAACAGCCACACCCACCTCCAACACTACATCGCAGCCCCCATTTATGGACATGGCCGACCAGGCCATTACAACAGAGACCACGGTCACCACAGTGACAGACGCCAGTGGCAGTGCGGTGACCGCTGTTGTCACTGACCCCGTCAACGCAACCAATGCAAGCCTGACTCCAGGGGTTACGACTGTTACCCCGGCAACagagatcaccaccatcatgGTCACTGAGACCTTTGACCTTACCCctgtcaccaccaccaccactaccacaATTGTGGAGTCCACAACCCCCTCACCAGCTGAGACCACCACAGCAAGAGAGTACCTGTGCAACATCAGCAAGCCAGATACGTACCTGGTCAGAGTTG GTTTCCCTCCTGGTTCCACGGCTGGTTATGCCAAGAGCAAAGTCCAGGAAATCCTCAAGACTGAGTTCAACCAGTCGGTGGAGTTGCAG GTGGTGAAGGCCCCTCCGGACTTCGTTTTCCGCGTGGTGTCCGGGCCGGTGGTCTACACGGCCATCTCAGTCATCAACGCCCTCCGCCAGTCGCCCCGCAGCTCTCGCTCCGTCCTGTCCGCCTCGCGCATCGGTCCCACCCCCGACAAGCAGTACCAGGTCCACACAG TGCTGCAGTTCGTGCCCAGCCACGTGGACGTTCGGGTTTGCACCTTCAGCGAGCACGTCGAGAGGGGCCTGTCTGCCGCCTTCGCCGAGGTGCGCCGGCAGGCGTTCGAGTCTACGGATTTCAGCGTGCAc ATCGTGAACATCAGCACCAGCTCGCTGCCGAAGGCGCCGCGGCTGCCGCGGGAGCCGGTGGTGGTCACCTTCGCGGTGCGTGGCGCTCAGGGCTACCTGCTGGGCTCCGAGGTCAGCGCGCACCTGAGGCTCCTCAACATGGTGGAGTTCAGCTTCTACCTGGGCCTGCCGGTGCTGCAGATGGCGGAGC CTTTTCACTACCCGGAACTCAACACAACCCAGTTGCTGAGGTCATCGTGGGTCAGAACAG TGCTGTTGGGGGTAACGGAGCAGAGGGTGAACGAGAGGATCTTCCAGGCGAAGATGGAACGTCGCCTGGCCCTGCTGCTGGGTGAGGCTCTGGGGGTCACGCGCAGAATAAAGCGGGCCACCAGCGTGGGCAACAACAGcatacag attgtGAGGGCATCACGTCTGCCGACCCCTGAAAACCCTCTGGAGCTGGTGTACTTTGTGGAAACAGCCACTGGTGAAAGGCTTCCTGCCGTCACCACGGCGAACACCCTGAACAGGCTGGACGTGCAGCGAGCGGCCATCGTCCTGGGCTACCGTGTTCAGGGGGTCCTGGCCCAGC CTGTGGAGAAGGTGGCCTCGATGCCCGGGGAGATGGAGGGCACCAAcgtgtgggtggtggtgggtgtggtggTTCCTGTTCTGGTTGTGCTGGTCATCATCTCCATCCTGTACTGGAAACTGTGCCGCACAGACAAGCTGGAATTCCAGCCCGACGCCATGGCAACTGGGCCACagaggcagaag CTGCAGGCTCCCAGCGTGAAGGGCTTTGACTTTGCGAAGCTGCATCTGGGCCAGCACAGCAAGGATGACATCATGGTGATCCAGGAGCCCCTGCCCATGCCGGTGGCCGCCAAGGAGCCAAGCGCCTCGGACAATGGGGAGGTGCCCACCCCCAAGTCCAAAACGTCCTCCTCTAAAGCATCCCGAAACGGCCGCAGGAGAGGGAG GATCTCGCCATCGGACGGAGATTCTGTGGTCAGCGAGCCGTCCAGCGAGAGGAACTCGCCCGGAGGCGTGTCCCCGAGAGGCGTGTCCACGACCGGCGACGGGAAACAGCCCCGCAAAGCAGCCGTCAGCAGCAGCCACAGCG GTCCTGCAGCCCCAGGAAACGGGCCGGAGGAGCCGCTCTCCTCGGCGTCCATCTTCGAGCACGTGGACCGCATGTCCCGCACGGCCGATGGCCCCAAGCGCTTCTCCAACAAGATCCAGCTGATCGCCATGCAGCCCAtgccggccccgcccctccacAGCCCCACGCTGTGCGACCGCGCCGCCGAGAACGACATCAACAAAGAG ATCCAGGTGGCCCTGAGGCACAAGTCCGACATCGAGCACCACCGGAACAAGATCCGGCTGCGGGCCAAGCGGAAAGGTCACTACGACTTCCCCGCCATGGACGACCTGGTGGACGGCCTCGGCGACCCCAAAGAGCAGGACCGCATCTAccagaaagcccagcagcagaTCGACAAGATCCTGGACCCGGACATGCACTTGCCCTCCATCTTCACCGAGCCTAAaaagag CAAAGGGAAGCGTTCGCCCAAGCAAAAGAAGACGTCCCAGGTGAACGGCGCCATGATGGATGCAGACAGAGACCGACTCATCACTGCCGACAGCGACGCCACCTACAGGCGCTACCCCGGAGTCAGCAACATCGCCTACGTG TCGGACCCCGATCAGCCCCCAGAACCGGGTCTCCCGTCCCCATCAGACGACGTGTTCTTGGGTCCCAACTCGCCCCCTCCCGGCCACGCCCCCCCTCCCCCGCCGTACCTGCCCCCGCAGCCCAGCATCGAGGAGGCGCGGCAGCAGATGCACTCGCTGCTGGACGACGCCTTCGCCCTGGTCTCGCCCACCTTCCCGACCAGCGCCGCTGGCATCACGCTGCCGGGGGTGGGCAACGGCCACGCGGTTCCTCCCGGCTCCAGCCCGCCCTCCCGCGGCCCGCCCCGCATATGGGCGCCCTCCTACCCGGCCCTGAGCTCTTTCTCTggg aggTGTGCTGAGATGGGAATGTCTCCCCCTGCTGTTCATGGCCTCATGCAGAG cAGACAGTGTGTGGGTTCGGGGTACCCAGTAGAAGGTCTGAGTGTGGAGCAGCAGCCGCCTGAAGGTTTCTCCTGCAGGGGGGGCTACAGCGACGACTTGCCTTCCTCGGCTCGGCCCAGGCCTGTAGGTGGCACCACAG GTGCTCAGCTCCATCAGCTGACACAGGTGGGTCTGCCCAGTCGCCTGGGCGCTCTTCCTCCCGCCGGTCGGATGGGCTCCTCCCCCTCCGGAGGTTACGGCTGGAACCCCTACGAAGACGATGCCTCTAAAGCTGGCAACCTCCGAGATGCG tCACCGAGGATGGGGCTGAAGGAACCATCTGCGCCCCCGGCCCACCTGGACCCCCCTGGCCTGGGCTACGCCCTGTCCAGCGAGGATCCGCCCCCCCCGACCCACACCTCCGCCTCCCTCATCAAGGCCATCAGGGAGGAGCTGATGCGCCTGTCCCAGAAGCAGGCGGCCCTGCCCACCTATCACGGCTGA